A genomic region of Raphanus sativus cultivar WK10039 chromosome 6, ASM80110v3, whole genome shotgun sequence contains the following coding sequences:
- the LOC108831169 gene encoding probable proteasome inhibitor — MSQSSSETNEETESGDYVRSPGPLGPQIHPSGVVVPPIPGPGYSDLIPGPGAGVYPVRGGLGDGSMLVGPNHPRMFPGEGKTEAEDS; from the exons ATGAGCCAATCCAG CTCGGAGACAAATGAAGAGACTGAGTCTGGAGATTACGTTAGAAGTCCTGGTCCATTAGGTCCTCAGATTCACCCCTCAGG GGTGGTAGTTCCTCCAATACCAGGCCCAGGTTACAGCGATCTCATCCCTGGCCCAGGTGCTGGAGTATACCCGGTCAGGGGTGGTTTAGGCGATGGAAGCATGCTTGTAGGACCAAACCATCCTCGCATGTTCCCTGGAGAAG GTAAAACTGAGGCTGAAGACTCATAA